Part of the Caretta caretta isolate rCarCar2 chromosome 7, rCarCar1.hap1, whole genome shotgun sequence genome is shown below.
GGGGCGGTGGGCGTGGTCAGACCTATGTCACCCTGGGGgctgctgcctgccagccacTCATCGTCTACTGGCTCACCTTCCACCTGGTCCGCTGAGATGGGGCAGCGTAGCGCCTGGGGGACAGTCCTTCCCAGACACATGGACTCCTGGGACGCCCCCAGACGTAGAGGCACCCAGGAGACACAACCTGCAATGCACAGCTGGCGGGGACCACACACAACCTGAAGCATGGACACGTCAGACCCCCATGCGGGGTCTGgcagccaggacttctgggttctatccctaaTTGGCTGGGTGACCTGAGGCGCGTCCCTTCTCCtgcctatgcctcagtttcacccTCATTATGAAGGAGGGATGATAGCACTAACCTGCCCTCTGGGACTTCCCCAGCCACATCACCTCGGGTGCAGGGCCCtatccccccacctcccttctgctggtgagtatttggtcCTTCAGTCCCCTGCGGTGGAAAGTAACCTAAAAAACCAGTGTTTTCAGCATATCAGTGTTTTCCCGGAAAACTCCATCAAAACCCAACACTGGGAGAGAGGGAATAAAGAGTCCTGACTAACTAGCAGTCTGTGTGTCAGTGCTGGGCCATGGTGCTAGGGGGAGCTTtacagcagggagtggggcagtggCCCAATAGGGGGCACTTTGCCCTTGCAGCCCTGGCCCCAATGCCCAGACATGGTACTAGGCGGGCTGTGCAGCAGGAAGCAGGATGGGGGCTCAGAAGGGGAGCATTCTACCCTTGCAAGCTTTGTGGACCCCTCTACACACAGCACTAGTACAGTGCCCCTCAATCGCAACTTGAAGCCACTCTGCAATTTCTGTCccattcatagaaccatagattatatatcacagaatcatagatatGTAGGGCCGGAAGAGAGAGCTAGACCAGCctgctgctctgaggcaggactgaGTACAACAGGGATCTTTgggatcatctactctgacctgtatgacacaggccatggGACTGagctgaattaattcctgtttgaactagagcagatattttagaacaaatccaatcttgatttaaaaattgccagtgacggagaatccaccacaatccttagGAAGTTGTTCAATAGTTAATTATTAAATTGTTAAAaacttgtgccttatttccagtctgaatttgtctaacttcaacttccagctattagATCGTGTGAAACCTTTGTCGGCTAGATTGATGAGCCCTCTGTTATCCAAGTGCTGTTCCCCACTAGGTACTTCTAAAGTGTGACCAAGTAATCCGTaagctttctctttgttaagccaaaTAGATCAGGCCCCTGGAGTCTCTCACTATGAGGCATGTTCTCTaagcctttaatcattctcctagctcttctctgagccctccaatttatcagcatccctCTTGCATTATGAACTGGATGCAGGATTCCAGCAGATGCTGCACCAGCGCTACCTACGAAAGTAACAGAACCTCCTTTCTACTCAATcttcccctatttatacatcccaagattgcattagcccttttggccacagattCACtttgggagctcacattcagctgattatccaccacgacccccaagcccttttcagagtcactgcctcccaggatagagtcccccatcctgtaagtgtaacctacattctttgttcctatatGTATAACTTTACATTTTGCCATATTAAATCACATATTGGTTGTTTGCACCCAGATTACCAGCTCGTTCTGTATCAGTGACTTATCCTTTTCATTATTCACTAGTCCTCCCATCTTTGTGTCGTCTGCAGACTTTATcagcaattattttttgttttcttccatgtcattgCTAAAAATACTAAACAGGATAGTGCCAAAAACCAATCACTGTGGGCCCCTAGTAGAAACATATGCACCCAGtgatgatttcctgtttacaAGTACAACATGAGACAGATCAgtaagccagtttttaatccagttaATGTGTGCTGTGGTGATTTAGTATTGATCTGGTTTCTTAAGATAGACTTCTGTAAGTCATTTGCCATGGTACCCCAGGATAAGTGTTTGACATCAACACTCATCTTTGACTCTCAAAAAAATATACCAAGTTATTTTGACAGGCTCTATTTTCCATAATCCTATGTTGATTGGTTTTAATTATACCACacttctttattaattgagttctATTGTGTCAGTCATTCCATTATTGTGCCCTGGAGTGATGGAGGTGGGAGGTTCATTAGGGTTTGGTATCTTTACAGCTCAGGGTTGAGTGTTTGGCTATAGGGGGCTTTGAACCCATGTGGGGGACAAGTgcaggccctgctccctgcaaTGCTTAAAGTAGTCtgaaaaaggagttgtgggaggaagaatttcaaagccattatctttgaaaactcatggtgccTGGGgaaggtcccggacaactggaaaaaggctaatgtagtgcccatctttaaaaaagggaaggaggaggatgcagggaactacaggccagtcagcctcatctcagtccctggaaaaatcgtggagcaggtcctcaaggaatcaattctgaagcgcttagaggagaggaaagtgatcggaaacagtcagcatggattcaccaaaggcaagtcatgcctgactaatctaattgccttctatgatgagataactggctctgtggatgagtggaaagcagtggacgggttgttccttgactttagcaaagcttttgacacagtctcccacaatattcttgccagcgagttaaagaagtatgggctgaatgaatggactataaggtggatagaaggctggctagattgtcagactcaatgggtagtgatcaatggctccatgtctagttggcagccggtatctagtggagtgccccaagggtcggtcctggggctggttttgttcaatagcttcattaatgatctggaggatggtgtggattgcaccctcagcaagtttgcagatgacactgaactgggaggagtggtagatatgctggagggtagggataggatacagagggccctagacaaattagaggattgggccaaaagaaatctgttgtggttcgacaaggacaagtgcagagtcctgcacttaggacagaagaatcccatgcaccgctacagactagggactgaatggctcagcagcagttctgcagaaaaggacctaggggttacagtggacgagaagctggatatgagtcaacagtgtgcccttgttgccaagaaggccaatggcattttgggatgtataagtaggggcattgccagcagatcgagtgatgtgatcgttcccctctattcgacattggtgaggcctcatttggagtactgtgtccagttttgggccccacactaaaaggaggatgtggaaaaattggaaaacgtccagcgaagggcaacaaaaatgattaggggactggaacacatgacgtatgaggagaggctgagggaactgggattgtttagtctgcggaagagaagaatgaggggggatttgatagctgctttcaactacctgaaagggggttccaaagaggatggatctagactgttctcagtggtagcagataacagaacgaggagtaatggtctcaaggttgggtattaggaaaaactttttcactgggagggtggtgaaatctccttccttagaagtttttaaggtcaggcttgacaaagcccagcctgggatgatttagttggggattggccctgctttgagcagggggttgggctagatgacctcctgaggtcccctccaaccctgatgttctatgatctgtaattttccacagctATTATAGTGCCTTCACAGCTGCCTGCCCCATCAAACTGTCCCTCCTCTCACCCCCTATTAActctacccccacccccgcctcctcTGCACCTCCTGGGGGAAGAGCACTGTAGCAGCTCTGATTGGCCGCTTATACCACAGGAGGTGGggcaagcagccaatcagagcccctTTGCCAAGCACTTTAACCCTTGCCTCCACTATAGCCCAGGCCTGCTGCAGCACAGGGAtgcaagggtggggaggggaccaGAGAGGGAGCTCTGGCTCATCCTGCCTTCAATGCTGCTGACATTGTCATTCTGCCTCTTGCCACCAGGTGTCAGTGCGAGCCCTTTGCGAGCCCAGCACACAGGGCCCTTTGCTCAGGGAAGCAAATGGAAGCAGATGTATTGGATCCCCACAAACTTTCCTCAGCAGATGCCCTGAGTTACAGGGGCACTGGAACCcatgtgtacagtgggggtgctgagagccattgaacccaaCTGTAAACGCTGGATATGAaggaaaccgcttcaagccaggggggtgCAAGAGCACCCCCCGTTTCAGCACCTATGCCCAGTTATGAGCCAGGGACCCCCATATGGGCCAGAGCAGCTATCGGtttccaccccagctctgccagtgcccttcagtcctgacccacagccccctgatagcccagccttgggctcccctTCTGTCTCAGGGTCTGTTAGTTAACTGCTCATCATCACCTTGCAACCACTCACCCCAAGAGCAATTAATGCTGCAATGCTGACCGCAGCAGTTGAGAGGGAGGCTCCCAGGTCTCCTgccaggccccctccccccaccacttccCTTCACTGTGAATCCAGCACCTCAGTCAGCAGGGATGGGTGGGGGCAAGAAAGACAGATAAGCTCTACTCCTCCCCCAGCACTGTCTTTCCCCGCCACCCCAAGCTCCAAccaactcccccaccctccactctccCCATTTCTGACATATCTGGAGGTTGCTGGCTCTTCCAATTAAGCAgagatcttggggggggggggggggggaatgaggtGTGAACTCTCCCCCACGCCCCCCTCCAGTGAGCTGAGACTGGAACCCCACTGTCCTGCCGCCCAGCTCATCCCACTAGTTCCATGGCCTGTCCCGCAGCGAGGCCTAAAACCTAGTAGTCCTGACACCCGGCCCCCACCTCCCACCACTCTAACCAATAGACCCAGACCCCACAGGCCTGGCGGCCAGCCTTCCCAGCTCTAACCCTGACACACCTTGCACAAGCACCATCACCCATGCCTGTGCACCCAAAAGCCAGCACCtcttccctccgccccccaggGAAAGGGCCTATAGTCcattccctgcacccccacaccagTCTGTTTCCCCCATCTTGGGGCTGGATTGGCTGTGGTgctcaccacccccaccccccgcgccCCGAGGGTAGGACACAAACACACGCTTGCTCCCCCAGCCCAGTCTAGGTGCGCCCACATTAACTATCCTGCTTTGTTTAATGGAGAAATGGAGCGAATCAAGGACAAATTCACGAGCATTGCAGcaggcgggggtgggaggggggagctgagggcagccccagggccagcagctggggtcctgtggctggagatggggccaGCTCGGGAGCGGTCAGGTGGCAACTCACCTAAACAGATTAAATCCATCAGCGCTGCAGCTCATGGCTAATGTGCTGGAACAAGTAGGGAGGACAGTGAGCACTGGCCATTACATAACAGCTCCCACCCTGGCGGCTGGGCTCCTACCGCTgcattcccccacccaccccccggccAAACCCAAAATGCTGATGGGGCATGTCTCAGTgccaggcagggtgggggaggaaatctgTATGTTTAGCCCCAGCAcgccaccccagaggcagctgctgctcaCTGCCAGGCGAGGGAACCCCTGTATAAACAGCCGCCGTGCCCCACgccagaggcagctgcagcatGGCGCCAGGAAAGGGATCCCTCGGCTGTGATGGCGCCTTCCCAGCAGATCAAAGCCTGGGGGAGGTGGCTCTTTGCCAGTGCAGGGTTCTCGTTCTCGTTCACAATCTCTCCTGGCAGCATAGTGACAAATTTGATCCGAGACTTGATAAATGTCCCAGAAAACAGCAGTTGCTGATTATTCTCCAGCGCTTCAAAGAGCTTTGCAGCCCTACAACTGCCCCAGGAGAGAATTTTACTGAGCTCATTACAGAGGGGAAACATGTCAGCGAAGAGGCTCGGACCTAGGAATCCTGGCtaacagcgcccccccccccccacccaaaccccaGTCCTCTCCCAGTGGAGTGACAGAGCCCTGCAGGCCTCACAGGGTCCCCCCCTCGCCGTGGCTAAGGCTCTAGCCCCCCTCCCAccagctggggaaagaacccaggaatcccTGCCCAGGTTCCAGTAGTGGGGATGTCCCTGGGCCTGGCTAGCTGGGCTGCCCCATAGGGACTGAGCTCGCTGCCTACACTGTGACTATGATCCACCGCCCCTGTCCCCCACAGCAGCCAACCCTGGGGTTGTCCCTTTGGCTCAGGCAGGAGTAACAGACCAAGCCACCGCTGAGTGACTGCTGGCCAGGCAGGTGGCTGGGGTGTGTGCGCAGTGGGGGAGTGTGTGTCCTGAAGGCTGTGTGTGAGGCTagttggggggggcggagggggagccTGTaaggggtgttggggggggcagggatttGGTCTGGCAAGAAGGGATGAAGGGCTGAGCCCGTGAGTGTGTGCCCGCTGGTGCTCAAGGGCTGCGTACACTCCAACAGCAGTGCCTAGCCCTGGGGTGAGAGCACACATCCCATCCTGGCAGGCTTTGGGGGGGTCCCTGTGGTAATGGCCACGCAGAAGCAGGGCTGCCAGCAGTCCCTTATTACACGGGACGTACGTCCCTTATATTTTCACCTCAACAAGCTctggagttgctgagtgctgcaaaaagcagcaagcaaTGCCCCTGGCGAATGgcgggcggtggggggggtgcagggggtgagtaCGGCTTCTTATTGCTACATGCTCCAAACTCCAATAACAACAAtatcgggcgggggggggggggtgctacGAAAACAGGCCCTTAGTTTTAAACACAATGTTGGCACCCCTTGAAGGCCCTTGCGCTGTTGCAGTACAAACCAGCTCCCCAGTGCCCTGTGGGCTGGGAGCAAAGACACGTCCCCAGGAGGCCAGGCTTGGTGGGGACAGGCTGCCCAGCACTTCACAGTCCCCCACAGCAGCAGTGccagagcaccccccccccagccccggcaaTGTGCTGCCTGCCCTTGGGAGGCAGCCAGTCAGGGGCCTGCTCAGCCCCTCTCCTGTGGCTGTGGAGCGGGGCAATGAAGCGCTGTGGCAGGGGACTGGCTTGGAGCTGGTGGCCCCGAGCGTGGAAAGCGCTGCCCTGCCCTGTGGCCGGACTGGAGCCAGCGCTCCCTGAGGGCCCATTGTCCCACTTACAGACACCAGGAGGCCAATGGgggggcctttttttttttttgcaagttttTATTTAGCCACAAAGTTGAGGATTGTTTAGCCAATGTTTCTTTCATACACAAATGTcccagggagggggggaaatggggaggggggggggaaatgaccAAGGGGGAGCGatttctcccacccaccccaacaCCTGTAGACAGCTCTGGCACCAGGGTCCCTTTCTGTGTGGGTCTGACCCCAgatggaggtgcggggggggggaatcccctcCTTCTAAAACCAGTGATTTCCTCCCCAGCACCGAGCCCAGAACAGCTCCCGACGTGAGATAATGGGGTGTTCtgcacagagacacccccccgcATGCAGGATAAcaggtcacccccacacacagggaCCCCATCCCACTTTCTGGACTCAAGGCCCAAATTTGAGTGCACCCCAAAATCTTCCCCCCAACTTGGTAATGAGGGTTGGAGTGGGCCTGACATTTGCAGTGGGTGGAGGTGTCATTGTTCAGCCTTGAGCCCCTTCTCCTTGGGGTCTAGTTAAGGCACCCCctgggcccccagcccccactccagaCAATAACTCCTGGTAACAAATTCAACActacaaacacacagaaatacCCTGCCACGCCCTGGCATGTGTGGGGTTTGGgcctgccctggggtgggggggccaggGGCTGTGCTCCATAGGTTGTGGGGAGATCCTGGGTGGGTTACACCCCTCTGGATTAGACGTAAATGTGTCCAACAGAATAACACCCCTAGTCCTGGGGACATCAGCCCTGACCCCCTACCCCCGCATTATAATGACACTACAGGGGAGAGGTGCCCAGTATCCagctctcctgcaccctaaaatGGGTTTAACAGTGGGGCAGGGTGCCccgtccccctccctgccccccaacagacAAGCTCACAATGGAGTGTGGCAATGGGGAGTGtcacagctggggtgggggaggtcgctcctgccctggcccccatCTCAGAGGTGGGGAGGGTACATCTGGAAGGAGATGCTTCCCTCCTCATGGGCGTTGCAGAAATGAGGGGCAGCAGGGTTTAGTGAGTCACTCAAAACACGGGGCGGCCCTAATATGGGGAGGCCCAACGTCTGATCCTGCGAGTCGTCCAGCGATGGGGCAGAGCCTCAAATCCATGGGGGCAGTGCATCACGCCCATGGGGGTGTTGGAGTTTCAGGGGCCCCCCGTGTTCCCAGCATCTCTTGCGCTCTCCTAGAAACAGCTGGCTGGGGGTAAGCCCAGGAGTCCAGGAGCAGCCACTGAGATAATTGTGAGGTCCCCCACTCAGTCCTCTTAGAAACTCACCAAAGTATAAACCATactggggagagaaagaaaaagagacacCCTGAAATGCTGCAGCATAAcggagctgcaggtcaggagtgaggggcacagggTCTCAGCGCCAGGCACACAGacctgcgccccaccccagagacagctgtaCCTGAGTATTGGGTAAGGGATCCCTGTATAACCtccccacgccccaccccagaggaggctgcatctCAGCCCCCGGTAAGGATTCCCCAGAGACCGTGCTGGGGCGCTACCTGTACAAGTAGTAGAAGAAGGACAGCAGATAGAAGGCTAGTTTGCACCACGACTCCTTCTGGCAGTAGTTGAGGATGTCGGCATTCATGATGGAGACAGCATCGTACATCACCTCGGACCCATCTGCCGGGCGGTGGAAGTATCTGGGGGGGCAACGAGGCCAGGGCTCAGACAGGGGCTCGTGCAAGGGGCTTCTTGTAGTACTTAGGAAAGACCCCCCTCCTAGCCTAGCCACGCCCACGGCTCTGCCGGCCCCCCTGCTAGCCCCGCCATGCCCACGGCTCtgctggtccccccccccccccccccagcccagccctgggcaccccgcCCCATGTCCTTCAATcccaaccctccacccccagaggctgcactccctccccccacaagctgTCCTCTCGAGGAGGGCTGGCTCCCAGGGCACAGAACCCACTCACCTCCAGAGGTGGTAAAAGAGCAGAGGGATGTTGAGGCCCAGGGTGACCCACTCGGCTGCACACaggaacatgaggcagaagagcCCATGGATGGAGTATTCAGGGACCACGAGCTGGAAGAGACAGCAAGCCCTGGTCTGTGGGGaaatagaccccaggagtcctggctctagggttgtcaaccctccaggaATTTAAGATTAATCTGTacttaaagattatgtcatgtgaggaaacctccaggaatatgcccaaccaaaattggcaaccctacctggctCCCAGTGCCAGTGGTGGGTAGATGCCGCCTCAGCACACTGTGCTCCCCACAGGCACCCCATTAGTATTCCGCGGCTTGGCCGTGTCCGTGTCCTGTCCTGCCAGCAGCCAGGCATAAAtaatacgggggggggggcagtattCTCAGACAGGAATGCAGAGCAACACACAACAGGGAAACTGACACAAGCAACACAGCACCTCCCCAGGGGCACCAGCTccaatctggccccagggcaggggaactggctggctcagggtaGCAGAGAATAGGATATGGGGCctttcttgggggagggggcagctctgATCTGGCCCTAAGGCAGGTGGGGACTGGCTGGGGGATGGGTGAGGGTTCAGGAGGGTGTGGGAAGAAGTgtcaggggctgtggggagaagaTGCTGGGAgcctaggaggaggaggaggtgcgaGGGGGGTTGGGAGCTCagaaagctgtggggagaggtgggggggggtggctgagggAAGGAAGTGCATGAAGCCtaggaggggaaggggtgggagggggcttgggggatCAGGAAGCTATGAGGAGAGATGTTGGGGGCTTCGGGGAGGCAGTGCAGGGAGcctaggaggggagggggtgtgagCAGACACGGCTGtggggagagctgtggggggctgtggggaggaggtgcagggagccAAGGGGGTTGGGCGttcaggaggctgtgggagaagtGGGAGGCTGTGGGGCTGAAGTCCAGGGAGCCTAGGAGGGGAGAGGGTGCGAGGATGTGCAGGGAGCCTAGGAGGGGCAGGA
Proteins encoded:
- the CNIH2 gene encoding protein cornichon homolog 2 isoform X1, encoding MAFTFAAFCYMLTLVLCASLIFFVIWHIIAFDELHTDFKSPIDQGNPARARERLKNIERICCLLRKLVVPEYSIHGLFCLMFLCAAEWVTLGLNIPLLFYHLWRYFHRPADGSEVMYDAVSIMNADILNYCQKESWCKLAFYLLSFFYYLYSMVYTLVSF
- the CNIH2 gene encoding protein cornichon homolog 2 isoform X2, which produces MAFTFAAFCYMLTLVLCASLIFFVIWHRERLKNIERICCLLRKLVVPEYSIHGLFCLMFLCAAEWVTLGLNIPLLFYHLWRYFHRPADGSEVMYDAVSIMNADILNYCQKESWCKLAFYLLSFFYYLYSMVYTLVSF